One Rhizobiales bacterium GAS188 DNA window includes the following coding sequences:
- a CDS encoding branched-chain amino acid transport system permease protein — protein MTARRLLFVLALAAIASAPLWLGGYPLTLLNYVAIFALVTLGLVVMTGAGGITSFGQAAFVGIGAYATAWWTTVMAGSPFAGLLIGLAASGVTAAVLGAATLRLGGHFLPLSTIAWGIAIDYMFGNVEALGSHNGIAAIPAIAFGDVSLITAKAFYLMVWPLLGLAMLLCANLLDSREGRAIRALRGGNALVESLGIDPFATRLRAFVLAALLASLSGWLYAHFQRVVSPTAFDLEAGIEFLLMALIGGAGHVGGAVVGSAIVTFLKEGLQSFLPLFTANSTQLQAVVLGALFILILQKARWGLLPFVLRALPRREPPPVMDARPLRRRAGLKHGAPLLAIEGVSKRFGGLIAVNDVSLELRVGEILGLIGPNGAGKSTLFNLVTGLAKPSAGRILFLEQDMQGLSARRRARLGMARTFQHVRLRPGMTLLDNVALGAYGRARAGFLRCALRLDRAEERGVRAEAARQLARVGLGHKLHHRAGALPLGEQRLLEVARALAADPALVILDEPAAGLRRLEKQALAKLIRALRQEGVTVMLVEHDMDFVMTLVDRIVVMDFGVKIAEGPPSRVSRDARVREAYLGVEALDVEAA, from the coding sequence ATGACGGCACGCCGTCTCCTCTTCGTCCTCGCGCTCGCCGCCATCGCGAGCGCGCCGCTATGGCTCGGCGGCTACCCTCTGACCTTGCTGAATTATGTCGCCATCTTCGCCCTGGTGACGCTCGGCCTCGTGGTGATGACCGGGGCGGGCGGCATCACCTCCTTCGGCCAGGCCGCCTTCGTGGGCATCGGTGCCTATGCGACCGCCTGGTGGACGACCGTGATGGCGGGCTCTCCCTTTGCCGGTCTGCTCATCGGACTTGCGGCCTCGGGCGTCACGGCCGCGGTGCTCGGTGCCGCGACCTTGCGCCTCGGCGGCCATTTCCTGCCTCTGTCGACCATCGCCTGGGGCATCGCCATCGACTACATGTTCGGCAATGTCGAGGCGCTCGGCTCCCATAACGGCATCGCCGCCATCCCGGCGATCGCCTTTGGCGACGTCTCGCTGATCACCGCCAAGGCCTTCTATCTCATGGTCTGGCCGCTCCTCGGCCTCGCCATGCTGCTTTGCGCCAACCTGCTCGATTCGCGTGAGGGGCGCGCCATCCGGGCGCTGCGCGGCGGCAACGCTCTCGTCGAGAGCCTCGGTATCGATCCCTTCGCGACGCGGCTGCGCGCCTTCGTGCTCGCTGCCCTGCTCGCTTCGCTCTCGGGCTGGCTCTATGCCCATTTCCAGCGAGTGGTGAGCCCGACGGCCTTCGATCTCGAAGCCGGGATCGAGTTCCTGCTGATGGCGCTCATCGGCGGCGCCGGCCATGTCGGCGGAGCGGTGGTCGGGTCGGCGATTGTCACCTTCCTCAAGGAAGGGCTGCAATCCTTCCTGCCGCTCTTCACCGCAAACAGCACCCAGCTCCAGGCAGTGGTGCTCGGCGCCTTGTTCATCCTCATCCTGCAGAAGGCGCGCTGGGGTCTTCTTCCCTTCGTGCTGCGCGCCTTGCCGCGCCGCGAACCGCCGCCCGTCATGGATGCGCGCCCCCTGCGGCGCCGCGCCGGGCTGAAACACGGTGCGCCGCTGCTGGCGATCGAAGGCGTCTCCAAGCGCTTCGGAGGCCTCATCGCCGTGAACGATGTCAGCCTCGAGCTGCGGGTCGGCGAGATTCTTGGCCTGATCGGGCCGAACGGCGCCGGCAAGAGCACCTTGTTCAACCTCGTCACCGGCCTCGCGAAGCCCAGCGCCGGCCGCATCCTTTTCCTCGAGCAGGACATGCAAGGGCTTTCGGCTCGCCGCCGCGCCCGGCTCGGCATGGCGAGGACCTTCCAGCATGTGAGGCTTCGCCCCGGCATGACGCTCCTCGACAATGTGGCGCTTGGCGCCTATGGGCGCGCCCGCGCCGGCTTCCTGCGCTGCGCACTGCGTCTCGACCGGGCCGAGGAGCGCGGCGTCCGTGCCGAGGCCGCCCGTCAGCTCGCCCGCGTCGGCCTTGGCCACAAGCTCCATCATCGCGCCGGCGCCTTGCCGCTCGGCGAGCAGCGCCTGCTCGAAGTGGCGCGCGCGCTCGCGGCGGATCCCGCGCTCGTCATCCTCGACGAGCCGGCGGCCGGGCTGCGGCGGCTCGAAAAGCAGGCCTTGGCGAAGCTGATCCGGGCGCTGCGGCAGGAAGGGGTGACCGTGATGCTGGTCGAGCACGACATGGATTTCGTCATGACCCTCGTCGACCGGATCGTGGTGATGGATTTCGGCGTCAAGATCGCCGAGGGGCCGCCTTCGCGCGTCAGCCGCGATGCGCGCGTGCGCGAAGCCTATCTCGGTGTCGAAGCTCTCGACGTCGAAGCGGCCTGA
- a CDS encoding Acetyl-CoA acetyltransferase has product MTPRPLSRPYDDVVVAAPVTVPYARFSIKGAHWFLARALAGLIEAAGIRKDDIDGLAVSSFTLAPDTAVGFTQHVGLSPRWLEHVPMGGASAIVQLRRAARAVEAGDADLVACIAGDTNHVDSFRQNTSNFSLFARDAAYPYGSGGPNGSFALLTDHYMRVYGATPSDYGKLCVAQRRNALANPLALLRKPLTMEDYLGARLIADPIRLFDCVMPCAGADAFLVMRRERAKKLGLPHAKLLATIERHNGFPEDPIQFRGGWALDREALYDQAGVAPKDIDFLQAYDDYPVITLMQIEDLGFCDKGEGPDFVRRNSFTIDGSFPLNSSGGQLSMGQAGAAGGHLGLVEAIRQLIGAPLGEQIAKARLGLVSGFGMINYDRGLCSGAAILAATGKKGRKRK; this is encoded by the coding sequence ATGACCCCACGCCCTCTCTCACGCCCTTACGACGATGTGGTGGTGGCGGCGCCCGTCACGGTTCCCTATGCGCGCTTCTCGATCAAGGGAGCCCATTGGTTCCTGGCGCGGGCGCTCGCCGGCCTCATCGAGGCGGCCGGAATCCGCAAGGACGATATTGACGGGCTCGCGGTGTCGAGCTTCACGCTCGCCCCCGATACGGCCGTCGGCTTCACCCAGCATGTCGGCCTGTCGCCGCGCTGGCTCGAGCATGTGCCGATGGGCGGCGCCTCGGCGATCGTGCAGCTGCGGCGTGCGGCGCGCGCGGTCGAGGCTGGCGATGCCGATCTCGTCGCCTGCATCGCGGGCGACACCAACCATGTCGATTCCTTTCGCCAGAACACTTCGAATTTCAGCCTGTTCGCGCGCGACGCCGCCTATCCCTATGGCTCGGGCGGCCCGAATGGCAGCTTCGCCTTGCTGACCGATCATTACATGCGCGTCTACGGCGCCACGCCTTCCGACTATGGGAAGCTCTGCGTCGCCCAGCGCCGCAACGCGCTCGCCAATCCGCTTGCCCTGTTGCGCAAGCCGCTGACCATGGAAGACTATCTCGGCGCGCGGCTGATCGCCGACCCGATCCGCCTGTTCGATTGCGTCATGCCCTGCGCCGGGGCCGACGCCTTCCTGGTGATGCGTCGCGAGAGGGCGAAGAAGCTTGGCCTGCCGCATGCGAAGCTGCTTGCGACGATCGAGCGCCACAATGGCTTTCCCGAGGATCCGATCCAGTTCCGCGGCGGCTGGGCCCTCGACCGCGAGGCGCTCTACGATCAGGCGGGCGTTGCCCCGAAGGATATCGACTTCCTGCAGGCTTATGATGATTATCCGGTCATCACCTTGATGCAGATCGAGGATCTCGGCTTCTGCGACAAGGGCGAGGGACCCGATTTCGTGCGCCGCAACAGCTTCACTATCGATGGCAGCTTTCCGCTCAACTCATCGGGCGGGCAATTATCCATGGGGCAGGCTGGCGCCGCCGGCGGCCATCTCGGCCTCGTCGAGGCGATCCGGCAATTGATCGGCGCACCGCTCGGCGAGCAGATCGCGAAGGCTCGCCTCGGCCTCGTCAGTGGCTTCGGTATGATCAACTACGATCGCGGCCTGTGCTCGGGAGCAGCGATCTTGGCGGCGACTGGCAAGAAGGGCAGGAAGCGCAAATGA
- a CDS encoding Short-chain dehydrogenase, whose protein sequence is MSAPLAPLQRKDPLSRTRLLAMPPAARSRVAQGLTAAAARGEFALQRCEACGEVQYPPREACAACLSDRLRWRVLEGRGELLARTEIRYGQELYFRERAPWPIGLVRLDGGPSAIAALHGDCGEAPARVRLTLALDKAGQAMLVALPEKDTPHMSDDPLIRETTSDPKFRKVLVTDAKTASGRAMAEALIAAGADLVYAGFTEPWKRSADLEHLRGLPQVTLVPLDVTDEASVRELAGSIGGKVDILINTAEYHRANSISSRQGVDAARAEMEVNYFGLLRLAQAFGPALRARAADGPASASAWVNILSVYALANLPTHGTFSASKAAALSLAQALRAEMQGAGIRVVNVFPSPIDDEWNQLVLPPKLSPATLAAAVVDALRRGIEDVYPGEVAKDVLARFLDNPKGLERELALIS, encoded by the coding sequence ATGAGCGCGCCGCTCGCTCCTCTGCAGCGCAAGGACCCGCTGAGCCGCACGCGGCTCCTCGCCATGCCGCCTGCGGCGCGCAGCCGCGTCGCCCAGGGGCTGACGGCCGCGGCGGCGCGCGGCGAGTTCGCGCTGCAACGCTGCGAGGCCTGCGGGGAGGTGCAATATCCGCCGCGCGAAGCCTGCGCCGCCTGCCTGTCGGACAGGCTGCGCTGGCGCGTCCTCGAAGGCCGGGGCGAGCTGCTGGCGCGGACGGAGATCCGCTACGGCCAGGAGCTCTATTTCCGCGAGCGCGCGCCCTGGCCCATCGGGCTGGTGCGCCTCGATGGTGGGCCGAGCGCCATCGCGGCGTTGCACGGCGATTGCGGCGAGGCGCCGGCGCGGGTGCGCCTCACTCTCGCCCTCGACAAGGCAGGCCAGGCGATGCTGGTCGCGCTGCCCGAGAAGGACACGCCTCATATGAGCGACGATCCATTGATCCGCGAAACCACCTCCGATCCCAAATTCCGCAAGGTGCTGGTCACCGACGCCAAGACCGCCAGCGGGCGCGCCATGGCCGAGGCGCTGATCGCCGCCGGCGCCGACCTCGTCTATGCCGGCTTCACCGAGCCCTGGAAGCGCTCGGCCGATCTCGAGCATCTGCGCGGCCTGCCGCAAGTGACGCTGGTGCCGCTCGACGTCACCGACGAAGCTTCGGTGCGCGAGCTCGCCGGCAGCATCGGCGGCAAGGTCGATATCCTGATCAACACCGCCGAATATCATCGCGCCAACAGCATCTCGTCGCGCCAGGGCGTCGATGCGGCGCGCGCCGAGATGGAGGTGAATTATTTCGGCCTGCTGCGCCTTGCCCAAGCCTTCGGGCCGGCGCTGCGGGCCCGCGCCGCGGATGGGCCGGCAAGCGCCAGCGCCTGGGTCAATATCCTGTCGGTCTATGCGCTCGCGAACCTGCCCACGCACGGCACCTTCTCGGCCTCGAAGGCGGCGGCACTGTCGCTCGCGCAAGCCTTGCGGGCCGAGATGCAGGGCGCCGGCATCCGGGTCGTCAACGTCTTCCCCAGCCCGATCGACGATGAATGGAACCAGCTCGTCTTGCCTCCCAAGCTCTCGCCCGCAACCCTCGCGGCCGCGGTGGTCGATGCCTTGCGGCGTGGCATCGAGGATGTCTATCCGGGCGAGGTCGCCAAGGATGTGCTGGCGCGCTTCCTCGACAATCCGAAGGGGCTGGAGCGGGAGCTCGCGCTGATCTCATGA
- a CDS encoding Kynurenine formamidase has protein sequence MSSPILPHLVSDIIAGRIRVIDLTHALTPEFPPIALPPEFGQSAPVRIEEVSRYDARGPAWYWNNLSFGEHTGTHFDAPIHWITGRDLPNNATDTIAPANFIASACVIDCTREAASDADYLMDVGKLRAFEEQHGRILPRSWVLMRTDWSKRNDPVAFQNFDATGQHTPGPGVEAVRFLVEERDVIGFGTETIGTDAGQAAHLRPPYPCHALMHGAGRYGLQCLANLDLLPPTGAVLIAAPLKVRQGSGSPLRVLALVAS, from the coding sequence ATGAGCTCTCCGATCCTTCCCCATCTCGTCTCCGACATCATCGCCGGCCGCATCCGGGTGATCGACCTCACCCACGCGCTCACCCCCGAATTCCCGCCGATCGCGCTGCCGCCGGAATTCGGCCAGAGCGCCCCGGTGCGCATCGAGGAAGTGTCGCGTTACGACGCTCGCGGCCCCGCCTGGTACTGGAACAACCTGTCCTTCGGCGAGCATACCGGCACGCATTTCGATGCCCCGATCCATTGGATCACCGGGCGCGACTTGCCGAACAACGCGACCGACACCATCGCGCCTGCGAACTTCATCGCCTCGGCCTGCGTCATCGACTGCACGCGCGAGGCCGCGTCGGATGCCGACTACCTGATGGATGTCGGCAAGCTGCGTGCCTTCGAGGAGCAGCATGGGCGCATCCTGCCGCGCTCCTGGGTGCTGATGCGCACCGACTGGTCGAAGCGCAACGATCCGGTGGCGTTCCAGAATTTCGACGCGACCGGCCAGCACACGCCGGGGCCTGGCGTCGAGGCCGTCCGCTTCCTGGTCGAGGAGCGCGACGTGATCGGCTTCGGCACCGAGACGATCGGCACCGATGCCGGCCAGGCCGCGCATCTGCGCCCTCCCTATCCCTGCCATGCGCTGATGCACGGCGCCGGCCGCTACGGGCTGCAATGCCTCGCCAATCTCGACCTCTTGCCGCCGACCGGCGCCGTGCTGATCGCGGCGCCGCTCAAGGTCAGGCAGGGTTCGGGATCTCCCTTGCGCGTGCTCGCCCTGGTGGCGTCATGA
- a CDS encoding crotonobetaine/carnitine-CoA ligase: MTVEGFPVLFPPRQRTLPAMLTERSERFGEAPLVTASGRTLSFGEACELAARFAGTLAEAGIKPGDRVALICGNTLDFVTVMLGAAWLGAVLVPINTGSRGPQLEHILKNSGARLLILETQYLASLEHAGIAGTPLEALWLIGEGGGDQIAGRELRPLPGLGQAQAPAALAPGDTLAILYTSGTTGPSKGVICPHAQYYWWGVITGGLLGVGEGDALVTPLPLFHSNALNTFYQALLYGAHVVYLPRFSVSGFFASLAEHKARVTYLLGAMVPMLLSRPPSPEERAHPARIALAPGVPERFREEFTARSGIGLLDGYGSTETNFVIGAHPSRQRAGMMGPVIDGFEARVVDDDDNELPDGEAGELMVRASEPFCFGRGYFGMPEKTVEAWRNLWFHTGDRVLREADGQFRFLDRLKDAIRRRGENISSFEVEQVLISHPQVAAAAVFPVRSELAEDEVMTAILRKPGSAMTELELMQFCEPRLPRFALPRFVEFVAELPQTENGKVQKFKLRERGVPPGTWDREASGWSPRR; encoded by the coding sequence ATGACGGTCGAAGGCTTTCCGGTGCTGTTTCCCCCGCGGCAGCGCACCTTGCCGGCGATGCTCACCGAGCGCAGCGAGCGCTTCGGCGAAGCGCCGCTGGTCACGGCGAGCGGCCGCACGCTGAGCTTTGGCGAGGCCTGCGAGCTTGCGGCGCGTTTCGCCGGCACGCTCGCCGAGGCCGGCATCAAGCCGGGCGACCGGGTGGCGCTGATCTGCGGCAACACCCTCGACTTCGTCACCGTGATGCTGGGGGCCGCCTGGCTCGGCGCCGTGCTGGTGCCGATCAATACCGGCTCGCGCGGCCCGCAGCTCGAGCATATCCTGAAGAATTCCGGCGCGCGCCTCTTGATCCTCGAGACGCAGTATCTTGCCTCGCTCGAACATGCCGGTATCGCCGGGACGCCGCTCGAGGCGCTGTGGCTGATCGGCGAGGGCGGAGGAGACCAGATCGCGGGGCGCGAGCTTCGTCCCTTGCCGGGGCTCGGCCAAGCGCAGGCGCCGGCTGCGCTCGCTCCGGGCGACACGCTCGCCATCCTCTACACCTCCGGCACCACCGGCCCGTCGAAGGGCGTGATCTGCCCGCATGCGCAATATTACTGGTGGGGCGTCATCACCGGCGGCCTGCTCGGCGTCGGCGAGGGCGATGCGCTGGTGACGCCGCTGCCGCTCTTCCACAGCAATGCGCTGAACACCTTCTACCAGGCGCTGCTCTACGGTGCCCATGTCGTCTATCTGCCGCGCTTCTCCGTGTCGGGCTTTTTCGCATCGCTCGCCGAGCACAAGGCGAGGGTGACCTATCTGCTCGGCGCCATGGTGCCGATGCTGCTGTCACGTCCGCCTTCGCCCGAGGAGAGGGCGCATCCCGCCCGGATCGCGCTGGCGCCGGGCGTGCCGGAGCGCTTCCGCGAGGAGTTCACGGCGCGCAGCGGCATCGGGCTCCTCGACGGCTATGGCTCGACCGAGACCAATTTCGTGATCGGCGCCCATCCCTCGCGGCAGCGGGCCGGCATGATGGGGCCGGTGATCGACGGTTTCGAGGCGCGTGTCGTCGATGACGACGACAACGAGCTGCCGGATGGCGAGGCGGGCGAGCTGATGGTGCGGGCCTCCGAGCCCTTCTGTTTCGGGCGTGGCTATTTCGGCATGCCCGAGAAGACGGTCGAGGCCTGGCGCAATCTGTGGTTCCACACCGGCGACCGGGTGCTGCGCGAGGCCGATGGCCAGTTCCGCTTCCTCGACCGGCTCAAGGATGCGATCCGCAGGCGCGGCGAGAACATCTCCTCCTTCGAGGTCGAGCAGGTGCTGATCAGCCATCCGCAAGTGGCGGCGGCCGCGGTGTTCCCGGTGCGCTCGGAGCTCGCCGAGGACGAGGTCATGACCGCGATCCTGCGCAAGCCCGGCAGCGCCATGACCGAGCTCGAGCTGATGCAGTTCTGCGAGCCGCGCCTGCCGCGTTTCGCCTTGCCGCGCTTCGTCGAGTTCGTGGCCGAGCTGCCGCAAACCGAGAACGGCAAGGTGCAGAAATTCAAGCTGCGCGAACGCGGCGTGCCGCCCGGCACCTGGGATCGCGAGGCATCGGGGTGGTCGCCGCGCCGGTGA
- a CDS encoding MFS transporter, MHS family, proline/betaine transporter yields the protein MSDALPRDFSSVANADAQLRRLSAKGGPTVEQSRKAIYAATIGNVMEWYDYGVFGYLAVSLAKNFFPKDDPAAALISTFAVFGVGLVVRPLGGIVIGRLGDTHGRKPALILTILLMAVGTVLIGLIPTYGSIGVLAPILLLVCRLLQGFSTGGEWGGATAFMAEWSVEGKRGFYTSLQQMSVAGGSLLGSGLAATLTSIMGSDAVDGWGWRIPFLLGGLFLPIGLWLRRAIDETPPYREVAEEYGDATAAPESSNMKLALLAFGFTVHWTVCYYTFLSYMPTFTRNQLKLSPAESLWSNTIGLLAVVIFVPIMGALSDRIGRKPLLLASCVAFFVLPLPAFWLMLQGYGFGFIALMQVVFGLSIAFFSGAGPAAIAEIFTTRGRSTWMSSSYALAVAIFGGFAPLIAEWLIKTTGSPMAPVAYVMAAAAVSFFVILRIKETAHLPLR from the coding sequence ATGTCCGATGCGCTGCCGAGGGACTTCAGCAGCGTCGCCAATGCTGACGCGCAGCTCCGCCGCCTGAGCGCCAAGGGCGGCCCGACCGTCGAGCAGAGCCGCAAGGCCATCTATGCGGCGACCATCGGCAATGTGATGGAATGGTACGATTACGGCGTGTTCGGCTATCTCGCCGTGTCGCTCGCCAAGAATTTCTTTCCCAAGGACGATCCGGCCGCGGCGCTCATCTCGACCTTCGCGGTGTTCGGAGTCGGGCTCGTGGTGCGCCCGCTCGGCGGCATCGTCATTGGCCGCCTGGGCGATACGCATGGGCGCAAGCCCGCCCTGATCCTGACCATCCTGCTGATGGCGGTGGGCACGGTGCTGATCGGGTTGATCCCGACCTATGGCAGCATCGGGGTCCTGGCGCCGATCCTGCTGCTCGTCTGCCGACTGCTGCAGGGCTTCTCGACCGGCGGCGAATGGGGCGGGGCCACGGCTTTCATGGCCGAATGGTCGGTCGAGGGGAAGCGCGGCTTCTATACCAGCCTGCAGCAGATGTCGGTCGCCGGCGGCAGCCTGCTCGGCTCCGGCCTCGCCGCGACCCTGACCTCGATCATGGGCAGCGACGCCGTCGATGGCTGGGGCTGGCGCATCCCCTTTCTGCTGGGCGGGCTGTTCCTGCCGATCGGCTTATGGCTGCGCCGCGCGATCGACGAGACGCCACCCTATCGCGAAGTCGCCGAGGAATATGGCGACGCGACCGCAGCGCCCGAGAGCAGCAATATGAAGCTCGCCCTCCTCGCCTTCGGCTTCACCGTGCATTGGACGGTCTGTTATTACACATTCCTCAGCTACATGCCGACCTTCACGCGCAACCAGCTGAAGCTCTCGCCGGCCGAATCGCTCTGGTCGAACACCATCGGCCTGCTCGCCGTGGTGATCTTCGTGCCGATCATGGGGGCGCTCTCCGACCGCATCGGCAGGAAGCCGCTGCTGCTCGCCTCCTGCGTCGCCTTCTTCGTGCTGCCGCTGCCGGCCTTCTGGCTGATGCTGCAGGGCTATGGCTTCGGCTTCATCGCGCTGATGCAGGTGGTCTTCGGGCTCTCCATCGCCTTCTTCTCGGGCGCGGGACCGGCCGCGATCGCCGAGATCTTCACGACGCGCGGCCGCTCGACCTGGATGTCGTCCTCCTATGCGCTCGCAGTGGCGATCTTCGGCGGCTTCGCACCCCTCATCGCCGAATGGCTCATCAAGACGACCGGCTCGCCGATGGCGCCCGTCGCTTATGTGATGGCGGCGGCCGCGGTGAGCTTCTTCGTCATCCTGCGCATCAAGGAGACGGCGCATCTTCCACTGCGGTGA
- a CDS encoding ornithine cyclodeaminase, whose product MRVVTAAEIDAALSFPALIEALRRAFAAKLIAPERHHHLIERGEETATLLLMPAWTGSTGEPSYLATKLATVFPGNAARGRPSVYATTILLDGGTGEPLAAMDGTRLTLWRTAATSALAASYLARKDASRLTMVGAGALAPFLIRAHCAVRPIREVTIWNHNGARAREVVERMTAEPGFVPQIKVAESLETACREADIVSCATLTRSPLVRGDWLAAGAHLDLVGAYNLEMREADDTALRRARIFIDTQAALKEGGDVAVALRDGAIAAAQVRGDLAGLVGGGTEGRSGPSDITLFKSIGAAIEDLAAAVAVWEAV is encoded by the coding sequence ATGCGCGTGGTCACGGCGGCTGAGATCGATGCCGCGCTGAGCTTTCCAGCCCTGATCGAAGCGCTGCGCCGGGCTTTCGCTGCCAAGCTCATCGCTCCAGAGCGCCATCACCACCTCATCGAGCGGGGAGAGGAAACGGCGACCCTGCTGCTGATGCCGGCCTGGACGGGCAGCACGGGCGAGCCGTCCTATCTCGCGACCAAGCTCGCGACGGTGTTTCCCGGCAATGCGGCGCGCGGACGCCCGAGCGTCTATGCCACCACGATCCTGCTCGATGGCGGCACCGGCGAGCCGCTCGCCGCGATGGACGGCACGCGCCTCACCTTGTGGCGCACGGCCGCGACCTCGGCGCTCGCGGCCTCATACCTCGCGCGCAAGGACGCTTCGCGCCTCACCATGGTCGGGGCCGGTGCGCTCGCGCCCTTCCTCATCCGGGCGCATTGCGCCGTCCGTCCGATCCGCGAGGTGACGATCTGGAACCATAACGGTGCCCGCGCCCGCGAAGTCGTGGAGCGCATGACCGCCGAGCCTGGCTTTGTACCGCAAATCAAGGTGGCGGAGAGCCTCGAAACCGCCTGCCGCGAGGCCGATATCGTGTCTTGCGCGACCTTGACCCGCAGCCCCCTGGTTCGAGGCGATTGGCTGGCGGCTGGCGCCCATCTCGATCTCGTCGGGGCCTATAATCTCGAGATGCGCGAGGCCGACGACACCGCCTTGCGCCGGGCTCGCATCTTCATCGACACGCAGGCGGCGCTGAAGGAGGGCGGGGATGTCGCGGTTGCGTTGCGCGACGGCGCGATCGCTGCGGCGCAGGTGCGGGGCGATCTCGCGGGTCTCGTCGGCGGAGGCACTGAAGGCCGCTCCGGGCCGTCCGACATCACCCTTTTCAAGTCGATCGGGGCGGCGATCGAGGATCTGGCGGCAGCCGTCGCGGTCTGGGAAGCGGTCTGA
- a CDS encoding uncharacterized peroxidase-related enzyme, whose translation MTSVAKLNKPAKAAPAKPSPAKSPPAKPSAAKTSAAKVMVAKDPVAKKQITKAPVAKNTVTKGPIANGPIAKALALAAKQKPVIGQMPGRQDGAPMPMALDLPPGELSEAMRAYFDKCREKIGFVPNVLTSYAHDNGKLEAFAAFYNDLMLGPSGLSKLEREMIAVAVSSENHCFYCLAAHGAAVRQLSGDPVLGELLVMNWRAADLSQRHRAMLAFASKVTLHSRQINEADRDHLRKAGFSERDIWDIAAVASFFNMSNRMASAVDMRPNQQYHAQAR comes from the coding sequence ATGACCAGCGTTGCGAAGCTGAACAAGCCGGCCAAGGCCGCGCCAGCCAAACCCTCCCCGGCCAAATCCCCCCCAGCCAAGCCCTCGGCGGCGAAAACCTCTGCTGCCAAAGTCATGGTTGCCAAAGACCCGGTTGCCAAAAAACAGATAACCAAGGCGCCGGTGGCCAAAAACACGGTCACCAAAGGCCCGATCGCGAACGGGCCGATCGCCAAGGCCCTGGCACTGGCAGCGAAACAAAAGCCGGTGATTGGCCAAATGCCGGGGAGGCAGGATGGCGCGCCGATGCCAATGGCGCTCGATCTGCCGCCTGGCGAGCTCTCCGAGGCCATGCGGGCCTATTTCGACAAATGCCGCGAGAAAATCGGTTTCGTCCCGAATGTGCTGACGAGCTATGCGCATGACAACGGGAAGCTCGAGGCCTTCGCGGCCTTCTACAACGACCTGATGCTCGGCCCGTCCGGCCTCTCCAAGCTCGAACGCGAGATGATCGCGGTCGCGGTCTCAAGTGAGAATCATTGCTTCTATTGCCTTGCGGCGCATGGCGCCGCCGTGCGGCAATTATCCGGGGATCCGGTGCTGGGCGAACTGCTGGTCATGAATTGGCGGGCCGCCGATCTGTCGCAGCGCCATCGGGCGATGCTTGCCTTCGCCTCCAAGGTGACGCTGCATTCGCGCCAGATCAACGAGGCCGATCGTGATCACCTGCGCAAGGCGGGCTTTTCCGAGCGCGACATCTGGGACATCGCGGCGGTGGCCTCATTCTTCAATATGTCCAACCGCATGGCCTCGGCCGTCGATATGCGGCCGAATCAGCAATATCACGCGCAGGCGCGGTAG